A region of Periplaneta americana isolate PAMFEO1 chromosome 16, P.americana_PAMFEO1_priV1, whole genome shotgun sequence DNA encodes the following proteins:
- the LOC138691254 gene encoding keratin-associated protein 10-6-like has translation MMQWLLTAVVAVLCLSRAESACSNAPCTETDYRSYSNCLSKQCPNTVVATGCPESKCSSINCNSCSNSNACCQSCCSSSSCDCKSVSCNSCSTSNACCNSCCQKSNCECSSISCNSCPSSNACCNSCCQKSNQCECQSLDCNSCQGSCCQSCCPQQDCCKSNQKQDCCTKNPSNNCCITQPAPQPIIPNINLPNITIFINQTPAIIYNSPNFSVNHTCGGITTIRNDSHITMTTAPCQNVSNPTQPCCRIPYRLPCYTNVQVPYQQCPIRYQQACGPQCINRPISQVVQPPVILPQPTCQPPYCPQPPPVYQPPIYQPPVYQPPVYLPQPICQQPYCPQPPPVYQPPVYQPPVYQPPVYQPPVYQPPVSGCYINYPSPCPPQCLGACTYVPLQTGCAPLNQWPFLRCAPGNSYSYLGGYGGIGGYGTPGAGGYGAPGIGSYGTPGITPGIGGIGGVQPGQPFVG, from the coding sequence ATGATGCAGTGGCTGCTGACTGCTGTGGTCGCCGTGCTGTGCCTGAGTCGTGCCGAATCTGCGTGCAGCAACGCGCCTTGTACTGAGACTGACTACAGATCATACTCCAACTGCTTGAGCAAGCAATGCCCAAATACGGTAGTAGCCACAGGATGTCCTGAATCAAAATGTTCCTCGATAAACTGCAATTCGTGCTCCAATTCAAACGCATGCTGCCAGTCCTGCTGTAGTAGCTCAAGCTGCGACTGCAAGTCCGTTAGCTGTAATTCATGTAGCACCTCAAACGCATGCTGCAATTCATGCTGCCAAAAGAGCAACTGCGAGTGCTCTTCCATTAGCTGCAACTCCTGCCCTAGTTCTAATGCATGCTGCAACTCTTGCTGCCAAAAGAGCAACCAATGTGAATGCCAGAGTCTAGACTGTAATTCTTGTCAAGGATCCTGCTGTCAGAGTTGTTGCCCACAACAGGACTGCTGCAAAAGCAATCAAAAACAAGACTGCTGTACCAAAAATCCAAGCAACAATTGTTGCATCACACAGCCTGCTCCTCAGCCTATAATTCCAAACATTAATTTACCAAATATCACGATCTTTATAAACCAAACTCCTGCTATAATTTACAATTCTCCAAACTTCAGTGTAAACCATACCTGTGGAGGTATAACAACGATTCGAAATGACTCGCACATTACGATGACGACTGCACCATGTCAGAATGTTTCCAATCCTACCCAGCCCTGTTGCAGAATCCCTTACCGATTACCTTGCTACACAAATGTACAGGTGCCGTATCAGCAATGTCCTATCCGGTACCAACAAGCGTGCGGTCCTCAATGCATTAATCGACCTATTTCACAGGTAGTACAGCCTCCTGTTATTCTGCCGCAGCCTACCTGTCAGCCACCATATTGTCCGCAACCGCCTCCAGTATATCAACCACCAATATATCAACCGCCAGTGTACCAACCTCCAGTTTATCTGCCTCAGCCGATATGTCAGCAACCATACTGTCCGCAACCTCCACCAGTGTACCAACCACCAGTGTATCAGCCACCAGTCTATCAGCCACCAGTCTATCAGCCACCAGTCTATCAGCCACCAGTGTCTGGATGCTACATCAATTACCCCTCACCATGCCCTCCTCAATGTCTTGGCGCATGCACCTATGTGCCCCTTCAGACTGGATGTGCTCCTCTGAATCAGTGGCCGTTCCTAAGGTGCGCTCCTGGCAATTCATATTCGTACTTGGGCGGATATGGTGGTATTGGTGGTTACGGAACACCCGGGGCTGGTGGTTATGGAGCGCCTGGTATTGGTAGTTATGGAACACCAGGTATAACACCCGGTATTGGAGGCATTGGTGGTGTTCAACCAGGTCAACCTTTCGTCGGGTGA